GGTCCCTCGTTTTTCGCCCATTAAGAGCACACCGAGGACAACTAAGGCGTTACCAGGGTGGACGAAGCTCTTTGAAATCGCTGAAGGCATGGGAATATGAATAAAAGTAATGGCTAGAATAATGAGAGCTGCGTACATACCCATGGCCACCCATTCAAAGAGAGAATTATTTTTATGCATAAGCTATCGCTCCTTTTTAATAAATTTGATATCGATTATAACTCATATTCCAGTTTATAAAAGAAAAAATTGAGCATATTGTTCAAATTTTCAAGTATCTTTTGATAAAGTGAGGATGAAGAGTTAATTTGTTTAAATGAAATGAAAAAGAAAGGAAAGGGACAGTAAGAATGGCGAAAATTGATGCTTGGGTGGCAGGACTGCGTGTACTGGAAGACTGGGGAATTAAGAGTGTCTATGGTCTACCAGCGGGTTCCCTAAACTCCTTAATGGATGCTTTTGAAAAAGAACAGGGAAAGATTAACTTTATCCAAGTCCGTCACGAAGAAACAGGGGCCTTGGCTGCTTCCATGAGTGCCAAATTCACGGGGAAAATTGCAGCATGTATTGGGTCAGCTGGACCAGGGGCAACTCATCTCTATAATGGCCTCTATGATGCCAAAGAAGATAATGTTCCGGTCTTAGCCATTATCGGCCAACGTCCAGAAGTTCAATCGAACTTTGACATGTTCCAAGAATTTAACCAAAATCCATATTTTGCTGATGTCGCCGTCTATAACCGCCGGGTAGCCTATGCTGAACAACTACCAAAGGTCTTAGATGAAGCCATCCGGACTGCCATCGCCAGAAAGGGCGTAGCTGCAGTTGAAGTTCCAGTAAGCTTTGGCTGGGAAGTCTTGGAAGAAGACTCCTGGTATTCTTCAGCCAAGAGTTACCGCGACTATCCACTAATGACACCTGATGTAAACGATATTGACCAAGCAGTTAAGGTCTTGGAAGCCAGTGAGCGCCCAATCATTTACGCAGGCATCGGTACCCGAGGCAGTGGGCAAGAAGTGGTTGAACTTTCTAAGAAAATCAAAGCTCCTGTCGTAGTGACTGGGATTAACTTCGATAATTTCGATTATGAATTCGATGCCCTCTTAGGTTCTGCTTACCGAGTGGCTTGGAAACCAGCCAATGAAGCCTTAGAAGAAGCCGACACTGTCCTCTTTGCGGGTTCAAACTTTCCTTTTGCTGAAGTAGAAGGGACCTTTGACCATGTTAAACACTTTATCCAAATTGATATTGACCAACAAAAACTGGGTAAACGCCATGACGCTGATGTCAGCATCTTAGGGGATGCCGGCGAATCTATCCGCCAAATTACGGAAAAAATCGCAGAAAAAACCGATAAGGGCTGGTACAAGGCTAATATCGACAATGCCAAAAATTGGAAAGACTATCTTCAAAGTTTAGAAGAAAGAGAGAGCGGAGAACTGCAACTCTTCCAAGTCTACCATGCCATTAACCAAGTGGCTGATGAAGATGCCGTATATTCCATTGATGTGGGTAATACCACCCAAACCTCGATCCGCCATTTGCATATGACACCTAAAAATACTTGGCGAACCTCTAATATCTTTGCTACCATGGGTAATGGTTTACCAGGAGCTATTGCTGCAAAGCTGGAAATGCCAGACCGGCAAGTTTGGAACTTAGCCGGAGACGGGGGCTTTTCTATGGCCATGCAAGATATTGTTACTGCAGTGAAATATGATCTTCCTATGATTAATGTGGTCTTTACCAATGAGCGTTTCGGATTTATCCGTGATGAACAAGAAGATACCAATGATAACTTCTACGGGATCGATATTGCCGATGTCGACTTTGCTATGATTGGTCAAGCTCAAGGTGCTTCTTCCTACACAGTAACTGAGATTAGTCAGTTAAAGGATGTCTTCAGCCAAGCGGTTGCTGACGAAAAAGACGGTAAAGTCGTTGTCATTGACTGTAAGATTAGTCTGGACCGTCCAATTCCAGTGGAACACTTAGAACTTGATCCTAAACTTCATGAAGAAGAAGCTATCGCTAAGTTTAAAGAACGTTACTATGCTGAAGACCTTAAACCTTTAACCGCTTACCTAGAAGCTGAAGGGGTAGAAATCCGCCAATACCAATGGAAGGACACCCTGTAAGGTTTTTAGTAAATCCTTAAAATTCTATTAATCGAAGAAGAGAGATAATTTCTCTATTAAATTGTGTTCCATATACTTAATAAAGCAGCCAGTGATTGAAAGCTCCTGTCTCTGTGACTAGGATGGCTTCAGTCCCTGGCTGCTTTTTACTAGTACTTGATCTTATCAATCGAAAGTTGTGGCCGGTTCTTTTGCTAATTTTTTCTTAATGCCTTCTTGATAAACTTTTAAGCGGTTACTGTCCTTTACTTATAGATAATAAACTAACCAGGATGCCAGTGCTAGTAAATAATAACCAGGTCATGGTGAGGTTCCAAGTAGCAAGCAAACTATAAATAGCTGTTCCTAAAGGGATCGACAGGGTAAAGAGTAGAGAAAGAAAGTTGCTGGTTCGGGCTAAAAACTGACTAGGGACTCGCGACATGAGCAAAGCATTAATTTTAGGATTAATCTTTCCCGCGAGATAGGCAGCAAATCCTAGAAAACATAGGCCCACGATAAGAGGAAAATGCAAAAAGTTAGCGAGTCCCATCAAAATAAAGGTAGTAGCAGTTAGCCTTAAAAGTTGATCAATAGCTAGCTGAGAGAAATAATCATGGGGACTGAGACTTGCTAGGAGAATGCCACTGACTGTCACAGTTTCAACGACTAAGAGGGACTGGCTATATGACATGTTAAATAATTCTTCTTTTAGAAGAAAAATATTATAAATTGCTGTGGTGGAACCGCCTAGAGAGTTTAGTAAAAGGACAGCAACTAGTAAGTGTACAAAGTTTAATCCAGTAGACTGGTTAAATAATTGTTTAATTTGGGTAAAGATAGGAATAATTTCTTTTATTAAAGCTTTAGATTGATGACTCTCCTTACTTACTTTGTTAAGGTCTAATTCTTTTACTATGGGGAATATGAGTCCAACAGCAATCAAAAAGGATAAGGCATTGATGAATGCGACTTG
This genomic window from Aerococcus sp. Group 1 contains:
- the spxB gene encoding pyruvate oxidase produces the protein MAKIDAWVAGLRVLEDWGIKSVYGLPAGSLNSLMDAFEKEQGKINFIQVRHEETGALAASMSAKFTGKIAACIGSAGPGATHLYNGLYDAKEDNVPVLAIIGQRPEVQSNFDMFQEFNQNPYFADVAVYNRRVAYAEQLPKVLDEAIRTAIARKGVAAVEVPVSFGWEVLEEDSWYSSAKSYRDYPLMTPDVNDIDQAVKVLEASERPIIYAGIGTRGSGQEVVELSKKIKAPVVVTGINFDNFDYEFDALLGSAYRVAWKPANEALEEADTVLFAGSNFPFAEVEGTFDHVKHFIQIDIDQQKLGKRHDADVSILGDAGESIRQITEKIAEKTDKGWYKANIDNAKNWKDYLQSLEERESGELQLFQVYHAINQVADEDAVYSIDVGNTTQTSIRHLHMTPKNTWRTSNIFATMGNGLPGAIAAKLEMPDRQVWNLAGDGGFSMAMQDIVTAVKYDLPMINVVFTNERFGFIRDEQEDTNDNFYGIDIADVDFAMIGQAQGASSYTVTEISQLKDVFSQAVADEKDGKVVVIDCKISLDRPIPVEHLELDPKLHEEEAIAKFKERYYAEDLKPLTAYLEAEGVEIRQYQWKDTL
- a CDS encoding transporter; its protein translation is MHLLFKNRIYRYLTISRFFNSIGSALYNIVFIVYAANCFHSNLMVGLANIVMVIPSLFTVFVGIRADNTIDKKKYLILSGFIQAILFTFVALIINQATLLIFSIVSFVNISSDILSDYSNGLKMPMIQKYVNQNDLMEAYSFTQLITFICNLSGQALGVWLLTFSNNNFSQVAFINALSFLIAVGLIFPIVKELDLNKVSKESHQSKALIKEIIPIFTQIKQLFNQSTGLNFVHLLVAVLLLNSLGGSTTAIYNIFLLKEELFNMSYSQSLLVVETVTVSGILLASLSPHDYFSQLAIDQLLRLTATTFILMGLANFLHFPLIVGLCFLGFAAYLAGKINPKINALLMSRVPSQFLARTSNFLSLLFTLSIPLGTAIYSLLATWNLTMTWLLFTSTGILVSLLSISKGQ